A segment of the Meriones unguiculatus strain TT.TT164.6M chromosome 10, Bangor_MerUng_6.1, whole genome shotgun sequence genome:
TCACAATATTTGCAGTTCACAACACACAATAGTCTCCTGTGGCAGTGTTCAGGCGGTTGTTTGTGGCTGCCTGTGTGACAGTACAGGCAATGCAGTGTGCTGTGGGTTCAGAATCAAGGCTGCAGAGAAGTCCTGATGCACACGCTGAGTGTTAACAAAATACCTGCGATGCAATTCGCCTTTAATTTTCAGTTAACTTCTGGTGGTTAGGCTTTTAAAAACCTTTTACTATTGCCAAATATTTTGTGGTTCCACATTTAGAAGTTGTAAGCCACAGTTTAGGAAGCTGGGATTTGTATAGTTATATGTCctatacaaacatatacatatatgcagtcactgattttttttttttttgcttaaatgtatacatttttattaGAAGTTTTACAGCGGTTATACAGCAAaagttattaaagaaaatatgagctTTTCTGGTCTACTAAggtggaaaaattttaaaaaataacaaaacctaCAGCATTTAGTTGATGATCAAATAAAACCAgttccagccccacccttcctcccccccccttgACAAACACAAGTTAGAAACCGGCAGTTCTGGAGTCTACTGAGTATTTGTAGTTCAAAGATTTAGGTCACAGGTTTGTAGCTGATGAACtctaagagctttttttttttttttttttttagcttcttttctttattttctttggttttctgagacaggatttctgtgtagccctggaactcacgctgtagactaggctggcctggaactcccagagatctgcttgcctctacctccctaagtGTGTGTGGGCTTTTAGAGGCGAGCGCCACCACCGCCCGGCTAACACCCACATTTCTTGGTTAGTTGAATTCTCTTAGACCATAAAAtcagataatatatatatataaaaaattccGTGGGTATTGAACGCTCTGGCAGTTACTAGCATTATGTATTTCAACGGCGGAGTTTGGAAAGAGAGGCACGAGGGAGGGCGGATTTTGACCCATCTCGGTTCCATTGACATTTTTTTGAGAATGGGCGCTTtttggggtttttctttttttgagggtCAGAACTCACAAAAGGGAGTTACTCTGCAAGAAGCGTCAGGTGAAGAACCAAGCAGAGGAGCCCAACAATGAGGGAGTTCCGGGTCCGTGTTCCGAGGTCGCGCCCAGAGGACGCAAGCGGGGTCCGCGGCCGTGGACCGGGGCTGCCGCGCAGAGGCGGGGCGAGGGGGTGGGGCGCGGCGGCAGTACGCGTGCGCAGCGGGGGCGGGGCtgccgggggcggggcgggccgGGCGGCGGGAGGGGCGGGGCAGCAGGTGAGCGCGCGGGGCGCGTGCGCGGTGTGGGCGGGGCGCGCAGCGTAGGGGCGGGCCCTCCTCCTCCCCGCCCGTCGCTCGGCGGAGCTCCTCCCcggctgcctctctctcccctccctccggCCGTTCCTCCCTCCTCCGGCAGCCTGGCAGCATGGCGGCCGTGGAGACGCGGGTGTGCGAGACGGACGGCTGCAGCAGCGAGGCCAAGCTCCAGTGTCCCACCTGCATCAAGCTGGGCATCCAGGGCTCGTACTTCTGCTCGCAGGTAGCCACCCACTCCGCGCCCCTCCGGCCTCCGCCTCTGGGCCCGGTTGCCTCTCCCTCCGGCCTCAGAGTGGCCCGGGCCTCGGGAGCCAGCCGCCGGCGCTCGCGGGGGCGGAAGCTGACCTGCGCCGGGTTCGGGCCACACGTCCGCATCCCGGAGGGCGGCCGGGTAGGGACGCGCGGGAACCGGTAGCCCACGACCTTCGCCCGAGCCGGGGTCGGGTGTGGGCGCCGCGGGCCGCGCTCCAGGGGCTTCGTTCCGGTGCCTGTGCAATCCCGGACGGTGACGGAAGCGACCCGCCAGGGCCTCGGGGTGGCCGCAGTCTCCAGAAAAGGAGAGCTAGTTTCAGCCTCACTTCTTTTGTGTTTTACTACCGTGCTCTGACATTTAAACAACTTTGAGTGGGCGTGGAGGGGGGGGGGGTCTGGGTAATTCATTCTTTCCGTTGGCATCTTAGATTATTCATTTAGAGAACTGGTAAGGTAAAGAGATGAGTCACTTGTGTTCCTGAAGTTCCTACAGAGTAGAAAGGACAGTTCCCTCAGGACCTCAGAGCTGCAAGACTCTGATGTGCAAGTTTTGTGCAGCTGAGCAAACCCAGCGCTGAGTGGGGCCCTGACAGAAGTGTGTGTTTACTGAACAGTGTTTGTGTTCCGTTGTGTTT
Coding sequences within it:
- the LOC110560069 gene encoding uncharacterized protein LOC110560069, which gives rise to MLPGCRRREERPEGGEREAAGEELRRATGGEEEGPPLRCAPRPHRARAPRAHLLPRPSRRPARPAPGSPAPAAHAYCRRAPPPRPASARQPRSTAADPACVLWARPRNTDPELPHCWAPLLGSSPDASCRVTPFCEF